In Malaclemys terrapin pileata isolate rMalTer1 chromosome 10, rMalTer1.hap1, whole genome shotgun sequence, the DNA window CGCCCGGCCCAGCGCCCCCCGGACTCACTGTCTCATTGAAACGCTGCACCAGGCTGCGATGCGCATGCGACGCGGGAATCTGGAAGGCGCTAACGAATTCCATCTCCAGCGCGAGTTCACAGGGCACGCGGAGAAGGGTCGCTGTGAGACGAGACACCATCGGGGAAATGGTTACTGCTCTGTGCTCAGTCCACGCCCCGGCCAGCCCTGCACAGGAGCAGCGCCCCGGTTCAGACTGGCACCAAACACCGAGCTTGGGACAACAGGGAGGGAAGACGTGGGGAAGCGATGGAGAGCGCGGCGCAGGCGCCCGGGCATGGAGCCAGGACGCACAGCGAGTCTGCAGAGCTGTGCCAGGGCTGCACTCACCCCAAAGGCCTCGCGAGCTCCAGACCCCTATTTGCTACAAGAGGGGCTGTCCCAGCTGGACCCTGAGGGATCCCCGTGGACAGCCGGAGTGTGCCCTCAGCATGGCTCAGCATCACTGGGAGCAAACACCCGTGCCCTGCTCTGGGGTCGCCTCACACGGCAGAACCACATCCCCGAGTGGGCACCATGGCACGATTGCAGCGGGGGCCTGAGCAGCATGGCatgggggggagctcccagcagagGGGCTGACATGGTGTCAGGGGCACTGGCCTGAccggcccagggccccacactgGCTGTGCCTAGGCCAGAGAACCCGCTACCCCGTTCATCCAGCTTTCCCAGTATGCTGCATTTGGACTGCACCAGCTGCACCCCTGACTGCACGCGACACCCCGTCCCTCTCCCCTGAGGGACGTCCCTGCCCAGACAGCAGCGCAGAAATCCAGGGGAGGCTCTGCCCGACTGACCTTTGAGACGAGGAGGCTGGTCTTCCACAACGAACACGTTCTGTGCCCTGCCACGGGCACCCTTGGTGGTGACAGGCGGCGGCTGCCCATCGGTCATCGCTGCCTTGAGCTGCGTGCTGGCAAAGGAGACATTCATCCTGGCACTGCTCACGGGATCCGTAACCTCTGCACCCCATGCCCTTGGGGTGGCTGCCAGGGGGGGCCAGGGActcctgctgccagctggggacCCAGCGCTCTCAGAGGTTAGTagcagctctgggatggggggcgTGGGGCTGAACAGGGCCCCGGTGCTGCTGCTCGGaaagctccccccagccccgctcgggGGTGTTGCATCAGGGGCTTGGCTGGAATTCCCCGGTTCAGACCCAGCCTGCGCAGCCCAGGCCAGGGGGGCCGTTGCCCGCTGGCCCAGCCTCTCGGTCCCTCCCCTCCTTGCAGATGCCCACGAGGACGTTGCCACTGTGGCATTAGTGGTCGCCGTGTCCCACGATGGAGACGGGGTGGTGGCCAAGCTGAGCTCTGCGAGTCCCAGGGCAGCAGACCCCGAAACATCCTTCTCTAAGGGGAATGGGGAACTCAGCCCAGtcctgggggggtcagggggctCTGTCGGGCTGAGCGCTGTGGAACCTCTCTGCAGAGTGGCTGCCGGTGTCTCCACTccagcaggctggctggctggcggaGGCTGAAAGCCCAGAGGAGTGATGGCTCGCATGGTGCTAGGGCCACGGGGCACGGCTTCCCCGCTGGAGGCTCCTGGGAACACTCCCTCCTGAGACGTCACTGCCCCGactggggcaggagccagggagaGCTGCTTGGCCCCGGGAGTGTGGGCGACAGGAGGCTGGGAGGATGTGCCCACAGACACAGCCGTACCGGGCACGGCTGGGACCGTGCTGCGGGGCTCCCCTGTGCCAGGCACTCGAGACCTCTCAGCAGGGGTTTTGGGGAGCCAGGCGAGAGTCTGGAAGTCACTCGATAgccgctccagggctggggctgctgttgacgagctgggctctggggcgcACTCACTGAGACCCCCgttctcctggccaggagctgtggggtgaGAGACATCGGCCCCCCTGCTGAGCTGCTCAGCTGgcgctgggggctgggctgagccaggggatggggcaggtgcTGTGAGGTGGCCCAATGGCCTTGGGGTCCCAGCATAGGCACTTGGTGTCCTGTCTGGGGACACCCCGGGGAGTGACTCGGCCCAGGACGCTGCCCGAGGGTCCCCCTCTGTGCGCGCCTCACTGGAGAGAGACAAGTCCATGTTTTCTGGGACTCCATCGACACCTCTGCGCCCTGGCGACTCCTCAGAGCCAGCCTCCACCAGCGTATGGCCCAGGccctccccaggcctggggcTTCCCAGGGGCACCATGCGATGGGTGCTGGAATGGAGTCCTGGAGCAGAGCGAGCTGTTGTGGCGAGCGGCTCTGTCAGGCCGCTGTCTGGGGTGCGCATTGGGGTCCCGCTGGTCTCTGGGGCTGGCTTAGCTTTGCCCCCCGGCCGCCAGGTCAGACTCTCCCGGCCGTCTGACTgcagagcaggtgtctggctggtttCCAGAGAGTCGCCCGGTGTGGAGGCTGCAGCGCGCATGGCGAGCTCCGTCTGTCCTTGCAGCAGGATGCCAGAGCCCTCCGTGGGGCTCCGCAGCCTGGCTCCTAGGCCCAGGTCAGTGAAGTCCAACTCCGCAGTAACGGCAGCTTCCCTGTGTGCCGTCCccagcccccacatccctcctccaaaGTGGGCCCCATTGTCCCCTGCGCTTGccccgggagcagggctggccaCGGGCGCGGAGGTTACTGGCGTCTGTGCACCCGCAGCACTGCCCCGGCTGGTCTCCGCCCTGGCTTTACTCAGGGCGAGAGCAACATCCGGCGTTTCCATGCTCCACGGCTCCGGGTCCGAGGGCCCTGTCGTGAGCGCGCTCTCTCCACTGGGGTACACTGGCTCCGTTACtgcagaggtgctggaaggtGCCTGGTCCCATGAAACCGTCTCCCGGgcggcagagccaggaaacaCCGTGGGTGACTTTATATCGGAGCTGCTGCCCCCCAGGGAAGTGAGATCTTTTGCCCTCAAGTTTCCCAGAGGGACTGTCCCAGGGAGAGGCACCGACGTGGGATTTGCTGCCTTGAACTGTGACGCTGCAGAGAACCAGGGGCTGCCGGTGCTTCCAGCCGGCGTCCCCTTTCCTGCAGCAGACGGACGCATACGCACTCCCGGGTCGCGGGTTTTGTCCCCGTGCTCAGCAGCTGCTGTAGTGGCCGGTGGCTCCACACGCTCAGCGGTGGCTCCCTCCTGAGCCAGGGGCCCGTTCCTCCGCCTGCCCAGCCACGCCCCTCGGGGCACAGGGGCAGCGTTACTCAGCGCCTCTCCAGGGCTCTCTGCAGAGCCAGCAGGCCAGGCCgcagggctctggtggggagCAAGGCTAGGGCGAGTGCCCGGGGCCGCGGTGCTGGGGCTGCGGAGACGCTCGGCAGCTCCAGATAACACAGCCCCCCTCAGCTTCTCCGTGGCCTCTCGTGACGCCACCTGCCCAACACCTTCCCGCAGAGACTCCAGGGCATCCACACCTGAGTGGAGAGAGGCAACGACAGGGAGACAGTTGAGGCAGAGCTATGAGCTCAAGGGGGGACTGAAATGCTTTTACTAGCCCCAGgcttggagtcaggactcctgggttctcagccTGCCCCCGGCCTGAGAGTGACTCGCTGCGACACCTGGGGCAAggcaattcccctctctgtaaGGTGGGGACTCAGGCCTGGCCCCACCTCCCGGGGCACACGGGATGAGTCGCTGGGGAAGGTCTGCAGAGCGCAGCTGCCACGGGCTGGAAATGTTCCATACTCCGCTCGGCCACACAGCCCCTGAGTGCAGCgaggggcacagagcagggcaggccGGGAAGCCGGGAAGGTCTGAGCTGCGAACGCTGAGTCAGGCTATACCAATGCTGCGTTCCCCATCTCCCAGCGGGGCTGAGTCCAGAGAGAGCAGAACCCAGCGATGCCCCATATAcccaggagggagctggatctCACCATGCCCATACGGCCCTACagctctctgggcctcagctccGGGATAGGGGAGAGGAACAGGAgaaaacccagccccagcccaggggcctCTGCACACTCTGCCTGGGCCCCGGTCAGGAGACGAACCCGGCCGAGAGGTGGGAAATGCACATGGAAAGGCCGGACCAGCCTTTCGGGCTGGCTGACTGACACGACTAGCATGAGGTGGGGCGGGGTGACTGGAGGGAgcatccaaccccctcccaggGAGAGCGGGACCATCTCACCCAGCTCCAGGGGTGAGAATAAGGTTCCCTAGAATCAGAACCCGCCTGGCTCCCTGCGACTTCCCCCTTGCCCCATCACCTAGCGCCCAGGCAGAGCCTTTACCTGTCCGGCAGCGTTCCCCCGTTGAGTTCCCAGGGCAGAGACAGGTCTGTGCCGATCCCACCACGGAGCAGCAAAGGGCCAACCGAGCACACCAATCCACAACcactgggaggagagagagagagcgggcACAGCTCATACCCTGGGTCCCCTCCCGCGAGACAGCACAGAGAGCTCTGCACCCAGCTGCATCTGTAACAGCCCAGGATGCGCTGGAGGCAGGCCAGGTAACACACACCAGCCCATCAGAGGCAGTGCTGGCCGACGTGCCCCACATGGTGGCACCCCAGCGCGGTGTCTCGGCCTGCCAGGCTCTGAGGGGCACTCCCCCAAGCAGGGCTGGCCAGGATGTGGGCCATGCAAGCGCTCAAGTGCCTTCCTTTTAATAACCAAACAAGCAGGCCACGATGGGGCCTGGGACACCAGAGTGACAAGGGGGACTCACGCACTCACCTCCCCGACCGAGACCCGACAAGCTCCCGATGTCGAAACGCTGACGGGCATGGGACGCGGGACGGGCGCTGCCTCTCTGGCTGAGACAGACAAAACCCAACCCGCGTGTATTGTTCACACGCCGCAGAGCGCGCTGCGGTATTTGCCACATGGAGAGCGCTGCATAAAGGCCTCGTCTCCCAAGCCTCAAAAAGTACTCACATTGGCCAATTATTAACAAGCCCTTCCCTGCCAAAGCTCAAATCTCCAAGAGAACAAAGCCAAGCCAAGCTGGGTGTCCAcctacccccagcccagagcagccgTATTGCTATGGCGATGGGTCTGGGGCGCGCGGTGCGGTCTGGAGGATGATATAAGCACTAGCGGTCCTGGCAAGGAGACACGTTCGCTGTGGCGGGAGCAGACTCTGGCCAAGCGCCTCTCAGCACCGGAAGGAACAAGGGGCATGACCGAGGAAAGGCCCGAGTGCACCCTGCCTCGTGAcccagctggggggggcgggggggcagctttGACTAGGGACTGCAACAGGAATCCAGAGCCAGGCAGCACTAGTGGGGAGGGCGATGCAGCTCCCCACACTGAAATCATGCTGCAGCAGGAGAGACCTGGGTGGCAACATGCTCTGGATGCAATAATGCTTAGTGCAGCCGTTCCCAAGCTGGGGGTTGCACCCCAAAACGAGGCTGCTGGGCCATTCAAATGTTCCCATTTTCCTCTCAAGCAATCCAAGCGCTTTCAAGTGCCACCCCCTcatcctggccaatgggaagcaATTCCCGAATTCGCGCCGCCCCAGCGCCAGCTCATTAGCCTTTACCAGTAACTTGGGTCACCTGTCTTCTGTTGGGCACAAGCAACACGAGTGTTGGTCTGGCTTCACTGGCGCACTCCCGTCACCCCACGGGGGTAAAACCAGACACCGGCACTAGTgctggcaggacaggggcgcTGGTTTGTTCTACCTGCAAGGCTTTCCTAATTCAAGTTCTGCCCGGGGCTGTGACAGATTCCAGCTCAAAGGAGGTGACGATTGTGCAGTCTGAGCCAAGCATTGGCAGTGAGCACATTATCAGCATTAGATAAATACAGAAGAATATCGTTGTACAGTGGCCAGAATAGCCCCctggtctctctctgttttcctaaCTACTTAATTTCTGCAAACCCAAGACCCCTCCCCCGGCTCTCACCACCCCAGCAGCTCAGGGCGTTTCTTTGCCCAAAAACCAATCGAGCCATTTTTCAATGTGCAAAAAGTCCTTTTTCTGTCGCTCCTTTGCTTTATGCAACCAGTCACTTGGGAATTTAACTCTTTGCAGCATCTGGTTTCATAGAAAGCCATTTCCTGTGAAAGGAAAACCTGAGGCTTGGTTCAAAATCCAGCTGGAACTCACCAAAACTACCGCCTGTATTTGCATGAATAAATAACAGAAACCTCTGAACCCAAACTCCTGCGTTACCTGACTGTAGGTCACATGGTGGGGATAGCCTCACTGACACGGAACACTCCCATTTATCCAAATAAACTCCATGTCCCCCATTTCATTCAGATAACGAGCTAACGCGCCCATGTAACACACACAAATGATACAATCGCACCATACAAAAGATGGGGCCTAGATCACCTGATGAGTGCAGGCTACATGCCTATTCGCTCACAGGGCATCACGGGAAGCATGTCTGTGACGGCATTTTGCACAGCCCATGTGCAGAGCTCAAGCCAAAGCAGACACACTGATTGACATTTACTGCAATGAAAGTCAGCGTCCGTATTTCCCAAACACACCAAATAAAAGCAGGGACTTTCGGCACGAGTCTGCAACaatttttctcagaaacaacaggAATCAGACACTCTCCCTGGGGACAGATTACAGGAAATTTTCTCTCAGGGCAAATAATCTCTCCCTGGGCACATAACTGCCTTTTGCAGCATTTCTTgccatttcctctgaag includes these proteins:
- the LOC128844833 gene encoding mucin-19-like; the protein is MGSLLPLLALLGAAGGAGSLEERESCGGVIDVTRAANGTIHLPAAKGPPAPSRTCTWVIAALPSEEVRLEIKAPEAAAHPNLSVRFEGSPGEGAGREGPVDIAHSFLLKGQGRTVIRGSLDSSLTFTYWVVVDWCARLALCCSVVGSAQTCLCPGNSTGERCRTGVDALESLREGVGQVASREATEKLRGAVLSGAAERLRSPSTAAPGTRPSLAPHQSPAAWPAGSAESPGEALSNAAPVPRGAWLGRRRNGPLAQEGATAERVEPPATTAAAEHGDKTRDPGVRMRPSAAGKGTPAGSTGSPWFSAASQFKAANPTSVPLPGTVPLGNLRAKDLTSLGGSSSDIKSPTVFPGSAARETVSWDQAPSSTSAVTEPVYPSGESALTTGPSDPEPWSMETPDVALALSKARAETSRGSAAGAQTPVTSAPVASPAPGASAGDNGAHFGGGMWGLGTAHREAAVTAELDFTDLGLGARLRSPTEGSGILLQGQTELAMRAAASTPGDSLETSQTPALQSDGRESLTWRPGGKAKPAPETSGTPMRTPDSGLTEPLATTARSAPGLHSSTHRMVPLGSPRPGEGLGHTLVEAGSEESPGRRGVDGVPENMDLSLSSEARTEGDPRAASWAESLPGVSPDRTPSAYAGTPRPLGHLTAPAPSPGSAQPPAPAEQLSRGADVSHPTAPGQENGGLSECAPEPSSSTAAPALERLSSDFQTLAWLPKTPAERSRVPGTGEPRSTVPAVPGTAVSVGTSSQPPVAHTPGAKQLSLAPAPVGAVTSQEGVFPGASSGEAVPRGPSTMRAITPLGFQPPPASQPAGVETPAATLQRGSTALSPTEPPDPPRTGLSSPFPLEKDVSGSAALGLAELSLATTPSPSWDTATTNATVATSSWASARRGGTERLGQRATAPLAWAAQAGSEPGNSSQAPDATPPSGAGGSFPSSSTGALFSPTPPIPELLLTSESAGSPAGSRSPWPPLAATPRAWGAEVTDPVSSARMNVSFASTQLKAAMTDGQPPPVTTKGARGRAQNVFVVEDQPPRLKATLLRVPCELALEMEFVSAFQIPASHAHRSLVQRFNETVAPLFAAVPGFQRLEVTRIRRGSVVLEYDALFAVERLHGQVQSLGALLNQTVLSGATRSGLHVASAPVLWNVVLERQLDLCTVLFSCHAGFECISSGAGNASCTSVCHRDYCRNHGICTHPRDHEPVCQCPTGSDYWFMGPRCDYKVTQQTLLGVAGGVLLTVALLGVAVACLVVRRFKALLLEARVDQTKSSYRRFCRLDDVSAHYWSHSWLASANSLDNPAFSNSEELLHLQMLDNTCCSCKDDTVIADSYQQRTTPISTVCRPSFHYDWDTSSSSINDPMIDSGKASDISVSSWPMEPVQWTPFPILHHLSRQRPPKASRRPHSYCEGMELVNLERSWTA